One Anguilla rostrata isolate EN2019 chromosome 15, ASM1855537v3, whole genome shotgun sequence genomic window, TAGATTTACTTGAAATTGCATCATCAAATGACAAATTACAATCCTTTCATAATACCAAAGAAAGTACTGTCCTTGAGCACAAAGGATCATTTACCAagcttttcttcctcttttcagGGAAAATGACATGCCATTTGTTTCATCATATCATCACCCAGACTAAGAACCCCTGTCAGGCCAATGGCAGGGGAGAATACATAAGGGGGGGTTTGGAAATTCTATGAGGGGAGGGTGGTAAAATGTGACAATACTGTCGCTTTTGCCTTTTGTGACTAATAAATactatgcaaacaaaaaaaagaaattcctaATGCACCCGAGACACAAGATGTTTGGTTCAACTGTCATATCATTAATGTCCCTTCTAAGACGGACAACTGTCGGCATTATGGGAGATGTATTTCAATTTGTCCATATAATTCCGTCGCATGCCCCATGAACAGCAATACCTAGCACTGTAATTCCTCccttaaaaaatgacaaagttcACAGATGAAATTGAGGGGCGGGACATCCCACTTGAGGGGGGCGTCTCCCCCCTTTCGCCTGCCAGCGGTGCCAGGCCAGGAAAAAAGTATGACAAATTAGACTATTAAATGcaatgaaacataaaacaacCTACCTACAGCAGCACTCCAGTCACTCCAGATATTATTCTCCGTGCAAGTTTCTGACTTGGTAACTCTCATTTGCACAAAATAGCTCTTGGATAGGTCTACATTGGGCACAGTGTAGCTTCTGTCCACAGAAAAGTTTCTAGGCTTGAAAAGATGGTTGGTTGAATTAATTGCACTTTTTGCTACCTTACGTACATGGCCATTTTCAACATACACAGAAAGATCAATTGAGGAGTAGCAGAGCTGTACTTATACAGCAGAAATATTAGGAACAGTACATCCAAAGAATattatgcatatatacacaatattacCTCATCTTCCTTGTTAATTCTTAACTGATAGCGAAGACACCTGTCACGTATTAATGTTGGGGGGTCCCATTTAATGTGTAGGTTTCCAGATATGACCGACACTGATATATTCTGTGGAGGAttgaatttcactgaaaaatataatGAGCAAATGTATACATGAACTGCTATATAAACTCTGACATATTCAGTAAAGTGATGCCCTGCTGTTAAATGGTGGGATGGATTTTGCCTTGAGATTGGGATTCTTACCGATGTCGTCTGGATCGAAATTTCGAGAATGAATGTACCAGAAGTTCACACAGGAAACATTGATGTGCAAGATTAGAACCTGGTCTTGAATATTCCCATGGTATTGAATATTCCCATGGCAACCAGTGACTCTGCCATCCGTTTTGTCGCAATTGCATATGGTGGTAGGCATGCTCTTTTGCCTGAAGAGAAAAGAATATGGAAACTGACGTGTGGGTTAATGTTACATTGTTTGCAAATGGCCttactgtagaaaaaaaatagatagaAACAAAAATTCGAAGAAATCAAAGTGTGAGTGCATACTCTATTTTGACAGAGTATTCCGCATTCTGAGGTTCATTCAGTGCATTCCAGGTGCAGCTCAACTCAGTTGTCAGTAGACAAGTGATGTCCCTCACAAGAAATCCACCTATGCctgcaaatgaacaaaatggtATCCTATCACGTTCACTTGTCACAGAAGGAGGGCGCAGCCGCACCCCTGTTCATGATTAGGCTTATGAGGGCCCTGCAGTTCAGTTGCAGTAAAACTGTGTTCTGACTGGAGCCCACTCAACCAACATTATGAGCAGAGCCTGAAAGGCTGAGGGACATAAAAGCATGACAATGAAGCTAGAgggaagttttaaaaaaaaaattttatattaatcAAATAAGGTCCAATGAAAACAAGcacaacagcaacacaaatCAGTGTAATATGGTAACATaaaaattttataaattaacataatattaaagTAACGTgctaaacataaaataatttttttaaagtattccTACCATCTGGAAGTTTAACCCCatcagaaaatgtttcagttgtAACATGAGTCATGAGTCCTCTTTGGTCCTTCAAGAATATCTTAACATAATACTAAGAgagagcacatttttaaataagaaatgatttattaaacatttactGCATCAGTTAATATTCGGCTAATATGGTCTACTTTCTAAAACAAGAATGATATGGCAATAGTGTGTATTTTCAGCAATGTATAGAAACTGATATACATATCTCAAACAGCAAGAAGTCTATGATATTAACAGAAAACTAACATtagaaaaccaaaataattatcCATGCTGTGCATAAAATGTCAATAGAGGACATTTTAAGTAGTGTAAAATAAACATGGTTACATTCAAGATCTAATTAATTTAGATATTCCCTTACCTCTTCCTCACCAAAGTCATCAAAATCTGGTGTCATAGTTGTGGTTGTATAATCCTGTGGATTAATGTAACCCAAGTCTTCAGAAATGTTCAATTTTGTGACTGGCTCATGTGTCcctaaacaacaacaacttgTCAACGTGAACAATAATGCACATGCTAAAACATCTTACTGCTAGCCTTCTGATCTTTCGTAAAAGTTAGGagcagaaacacaatggagAAGGTGCCAAATGACATGTTTGTAGGCTGGCTCTGTAATAGCTCATGGGGACTGCTggcattatcattttaaaaacaaaccgaGTTGGTCACATACCATTCACAAAGTGTTCTTGGTCCGAAGCACTCAGCACAACAGGTGAAAACAGCCAAAGAAGAAGACGTAACTTCATTCTGAACCTTGGACACAAATGACTTGTTTTCGTAAAAATAGTGATATGATTTGTGGTTGTAAATATTAAGCTACAATTAATTCTACATTAAATCATGTATGGGATTTATCCGATTACAGTTATGGCACCCCACTTTTCCTGCAACTCCTGCTTCAAAGTTTCATTTCTTGTTAAGCTAGTAACTAATTCTGGAATTACCAGAAACCCCAGCACCAAAAATGCACTTCTGCTCTATCAACCACCgtattttgagagagagagagagagagagagagagagagagagagagaacaaaagcaaagaagacaaaaaataaaaaataaaaaccgtcCCTACTCAGTCACCCAATGCCCTCAGCAAACAGAAGCTCTCCTTCCTCCACTGAGCATACTGCTCCCCTATAGCCCCATACACTCTTAAAAACTTACAGTGTCCTCATGGCCTTGTAGTACCTGAACTCTACCATGTCTCTGGCCTTAATCATGCCCCTGACCATAGCTACCGTATCTTGTGCATCCCCCCGATCAACTATGGCTTTACGGCTCAGGTAAATTGCCATTTTTGCCTGCCCCAAAATAAAGTTAATGAGCTGAGACCTCTGTCTGCAACCGTATCTCCACCAAAGTTTGGAGATCCTCTATTTCGCTCACCAGTGCCTTCATAGACTGGGTGGTGTCTCTTGTGACATTTAGAGTGTATTGCAGACACAACTGTTTAATCCGTATTTTACCACAGTCCCACCATTGTTGCAAAGAGTTGAAAGTATGTCTTCGCTTCTTCCATGTAccccaaaaaaattcaaaaacctcCCTGAAATTAGAGTTGTGTAGGAGTGTATTGTTAAAATGCTAGTAAGCACTCCGAGGCTTAAAAGATTGGATGGAAAGAGTCCCTGTCACTAAGCTGTGATCAGAAAAACCCACAGGGGctataaaacaatgttttactGCACTAGCTTGATACTCATGTGGATGTGGTTCTGTATGATTCCTATCCAATGTCCTCTCCTGCgctgtacaattaaaatctcCAGCAACATACAACAAGTCATCAGTGTTACATTTAGCTATTATTTCATTCAGAAAAATCACCCTCTCTGGTCCATATGGTGGGGCATACACATTAATAAAGGCCATGTTGAAGTGATCATAACTTTGCAACCACCTCCTCTACAACATGAGAGTGGCGAGAAAGACCTTGAAAACAAAACGGCCACCCCTGAGCTATTTGAGCACTGAAAAACCTCACCCTCCCACTCCTTCCTCCAGTCAGCCTCATTACCAGTATCACTGTGTGTCTCTTGCGCAAAGGTAACATCAATGTGTTTTTGGTTtaataactggaaaaaaattccCCTCTTTCTACCATCCCTCGCCCCATTCAGGTTAAGTGTTGCTATCTTAGCCTCAGCCATGTATGGAAGAGTGATAAAGAACACATAAAACAGCACTgaacagagaaaagggggagtTTCCCTATGCCTGAGAATCATCATTTAGCTTGATTTGTTCCTTTGCCTTTTGCAAAAACTTTAATACTCTGTAAACCTCAGGACTGGGAAAAGCTGCCTGCCGTTTGATGCTCATGTGAGCCTTTACAGATCTGATCAAATAGCCTCAGATCTGGAAAATGTTCATTAATCTGAATGTTCTTTTGATTCTTagttgttttcagaaaattcatAATCTGTTCAATCGTGTAGCCACCTGTAGGCTGCTCAAGCCCACTAGCTGTAGAGGAGTCTGAAAAATACTCGTCCTCACTAGAGTCTACAACACTAGAAGTGAGATCCTGTCTCTCCGCTCTCTCGGACCGGGGACTGAAAACCGCCGGAAAGTTTCTTAATCGGGGTAACTATTTTACCGTGACGTGACAACGCTTGCCTTAACATTTCATTGGTAACCATAGACGGCATATTTGACAAAGTAATCCTTCTCGCCGGGCTGACGAGAGGAAGCACCACGGTAAAAGTTTCCTTAACAACAATTCCATGTTCAACTACGGCATTAACTTTGTCAATGCTGTCGAGAAACACCACGATTTCTTTATTAATTCTAGACGCGAACTTAATACACTCGTGTCCAATCACCTCCGCTATCGCTAATATGCACTCTTCTACCGAGCACCTCACACTCGGGGCGGGTTTAATGCCATTTCGCCGAGTGAGCCGCTCACAAACCTAGGGATGCTGGCATACGGACAAGCAAAGCTGGTTGACTTCTTTAAAAAAGCGTTGCCTACCTACTAGTAAACAGTGCTTAGGAACAGtataacagagagaaaaaacagtaGCCTACAAGTCCTGAAAGACCCTCGCCGGTGCGAAATAAAGGAAAGTTTGGAAAACTCACCGAAAAAAAAGCACGAACAACcgcaaacaaaacaatgaagttGTATTAAAATCGATGTAGCCTTCCTATTTcaaattacattcataaataGATCAGGTTATCATTCCTTACAGgacaaaaccaacaaaaaaatgtcagtgtttaaactgataataaaaatacaatcagAGTAGTTGCGCGAAGCTAATTCCGCGAGAGCGtacctttctgtgtggactaTTCGTTGGGGTTCCATTACCGTAGCCTTCAGATCCCGTTTCTAAAACGGCGTGTGAGGTCAAACGAAGTGAAAACAAGCGCTGGCTATTCACTGTATACAGATGGGGAGTTAACAAACGTGTGGTCACTGACAGGAATATGGTCATGCGGCCGGAAACTGAAAACAAGTGTTCGCTCTGATAAGATTGTCGAAATGTTTCTATCAATGACTcgaaacattttactgcagcCTATTCAAATACACTCTGTGTTTTGAGTCCgtttgaatttttgaaaatgcattgaaaaacgattaaatgtttaaatacaaCTTAATGAAGAAGACAGAGATTAATCATTTCGGAATCCCCCAGAAGGTTCTGATAAAGAGGAAATAGCTCTGTGTGGAAAACACGGCCGGCGTCAGCTACGGGCAGCGAAACGGGCGTCTTGCCCACCCGAtcaaagttaagaaaaaaaaattaaaaacattttttttgttcagccaatggaaaaatagcacagaaaatacCAGTACCGTTCCTAActtctgattgggtgggcagCCACGGattgaaacagctagtttctctgatgcagtgtactgccagttgatttaattagcagtaCTAAAGAGCATATTGCAGGTTGGACAccccagtgaatcaatgtgtaggaaaatgatgcAGGGACTagatgttcataaaaatatacttatatgTACACACTAGTGACTTCTGGAGTCGtttttttgtgagagaattttacttcGGCATCTAAAAAACGCCAACCCGGAAGTGACGTAACAGAAGGGAGAGCGGTCAAGTTGAACAAGAAGAATtaccaataaaaaaagtaataataaaaaaaaaacaataggaaGAATGGATCTCAACGCTAGTTTTGACACAAGaggttgtaaatgtttatgcaaacgCATATGACCATTACCATTATGAGCTTGCTAGGCGTCCAAGAGACCAGGCACAGACCAGGGTTACAAGGAATAACggtcagaggagagaaattgAGTTGGTGTGAGGAGAACCAGTGGAGAACTGGGCAGGTGTCTTGGTGAGTGATCAGCGTTAGCTTATAGatatattcacattatataatacaactaacctatttaaagacactcaatttcaaaaataacgtatgtaacctaaatattttgagcagtaatacttacatagcaatataacattttatctgtgttcagtagatagagacagagacagtatcaatgacacaatcctatccgcttctgtttcgctccagaaaacgatgtctgTCAGCTAggctatcagcaaacaaatggcttagctatgcccagatgtcctcaataataataatagtattttccaagaaattaggaaaaatctttgacaacgtttcgttaggtgcagcgtcttttaatgctaccccAGAGTGTGCGTAAGTGAATGCCATGATGAGAAAATATTTGGTtaagctgacctataaaacgctaatCCAAAAGCGaaaatagacatgttatacatcgttagaaagcttatactctcacctactgaataaatgaattgtcaatcaagccagaccgtactaaaaagggtgacaacaccttaatcaacacgtgtggtattacgcacagctattttggaaggcacccaggcgtcacaaatacgcgtatatttcacaaacggattgtccaagacaatatatgaccactcagtctcaaaagcgacatgtctacgcgtaaaaccaatggtaaggttgtatgtttattcaatatttagtcacagatattgactgtagaatgaacaAGTATCTATGGGCGTTAGCTAACGATATTAACGCTGTGTTCACATCACAacattgtacattacattacattacattacaggcatttagcagacgctcttatccagagcgacgtacaacaagtgcattagttcaaggtgcagaggtgcaaaagaaacatacTAGAGttaagtaaagatcgtagtgccagaagtggccacatagatcaggactccaaccctgtagagtaacctgttcagcaaacaaacaaacaatcctgccaagtacaaactagcactgaaatcacatttgcctaatcagaatcagacaaaaacaatcctgccaaataaaaactaacgtgatcgtattagcctagaggtgcagcctgaagagatgagtctttagtctgcgtttgaaggtagtcagattctctgctgttctgaccgtcacagggaggtcattccaccagcgaggggccaggacagacagcagacgggagcgggaagtacagacacgaagagggggaggtgccaagcgtccagaggtggcagaacggagaagtctggctggtgtgtagggtctgatgatcctctggatgtagcctggtgctgaccccttagctgcctggtatgcaagcaccaaggtttaaatttgatgcgagccataacaggtagccagtggaggtcagtgagcaggggggtgacatgggaatgtctggggaggttgtagaccagacgcgctgcagcattctggatgagctgcaagGGTCCGATGGCGGATGccggcagaccagccagcagcgagttgcagtagtccaggcgggacaggaccatcgcttgaaccaggagctgggttgcgtaggtggtgaggaaggggcggattctccggatgttgcacaggaagaacctgcacgttcgactcaccgccgtgatgttctgggagagggacagtctgttgtccatcaccactccaaggttttttgcggtgggtgatgatgacaccacggtgtcccctagggaagtggaaaagtcaaggaggttagaggatggagcagggatgaagatcatctctgtcttacctgggttcagcttaagatgatggttatccatccagctttggatgtccctcaggcaagcagagatgcaagcggagacctgtgtgtcagagggggggaaggagagaaagagttgggtgtcatcggcataacaatgataggacaacccatgggcagagattacaggaccaagagattgggtgtacagggagaataggaggggaccaaggactgagccctggggaactcctgtggcagtcgatccagtctagtgctgtgccacagatccccatagctgccagggaggacaggaggatggggtggttgactgtgtcgaaggcagcagaaaggtctaggaggatcaggacagatgaatgggaggctgcttgtgcggcgtgaagcgcactgaccgagaggagtgcggtctctgtacaagtggccaggtctgaagccggactggtgggggtctaggaggttcttcaataagagaaaagaggagagtttgttagaagcagctcgttcaattgttttggataagaaagggagaagggaaacaggacggtagttctagatgacagagggatccagagtgggctttttcagcagtggggtgatgtgggccagcttgaaagaagaggggaaacatccagaggacaaggaggagttcacaagggaggtgacaaatgggaggatgtcaggtgtgatagtctggaggagagaggaagggatggggtcaagagcactggtggtagggcggtgggagagtaggagctgggaaacattagagtcagtgaggggagagaaagtggagaaacaaggggagggaacagagacggggagtggggaagggtggcggTGGACGTGAAGTAGCTGCagatgtctgcaatcttctcatcgaagaaaactgcgaagtcatctgcagcgagggaggactgaggtggggaaggaggagtgctgaggagagaagagaaaatggagaacagttgatgagggttagaggcagatttatgaatttttgtttgataataattaattttagcagAGGTTACAGaggtagaaaatgtagctagcatagactggtaggcagacaggtcggattgagccatggatttcctccacttcctctccgctgcaagtaggctggcccggttggttcggagggggtcagacatccacggactgggaggggacgagcgtgccggcctggagactagaggacagagacagtcaagtgctgaggaaagcgaggaagacagagcggaggatgcagagtcagtgggaaggttggagaaggattcaagagtggggagtgaagcagtgacactagAAGCGAgaggtgcagaggggtcactgtgggatCGGAGGAAgagcaattcctcaggatgaccaggtctaggaggttgccagctttgtgtgttggtggggagtgcatCAGGGAGTGATCGAATGAGTGGAGTAGGggcaggaaggctgcggagtgggaggcatcaaggtggatgttgaagtctcccaggaggatcagtggggtgccatcctctgggaaggagctcagcagggtgtcgagctcatcgaggaagcttcccaggggccctggagggcgatagataaccacaatatacaagttaacaggataggtgattgagacagagtggtattcaaaggtagagatggagaggtgagagagggggagaacagagaatttccaagagggagagatcagcaaacctgtgcccccaccacggccagatgggcggggggtgtgagagaaggagaaggaggaggagagggctgcaggggttgcagtgttgcctggtgtgatccaggtctcagtgagggcaaggaaatgtaaagagaggagggacgcgtaggctgaaatgaagtcagccttccacgtagcagactggcagttccatagccctcctgcgactGTGAAGTTGTCACAGAGGGTCAATGAGGGATAGCGAAGGTTGGAGAGGTTCCGTCGCCTCGCCTGCGGAAGCGagttctgtaggggagagaacaggttgggatggggttgacacatagcatagcagtgaggacagggagtaGTGATAGGAAGGGTGATGGCAGAAGGATAGAGATGCAATAACACTAACTGggagggagcgacgctagcgtcgctccaagccagactacaagccctaattaCCAAATGAATAGCAGCTGATGACTGAGCAATTACCCCACAAGCCAAGCAGCTAACCAGCTCCACACAATACCTGCCTAATGCAGTCAGAGCAAATGAGACTAATAAGATACTACACAACCAAACACCAAAACTTATGCTGGgcaaactacaaaacaggtagaagtctaatctagctacactaTTGGCAAAAAACGGAGTCGGAGGTGGACGGaggggacggagtgtagcacagtgggtaaggaactgggcttgtaaccgaaaggtcgcaggttcgattcccgggtaggacactgccgttgtacccttgagcaaggtacttacgaaattgcttcagtatatattcagctgtataaatggttacTATGtaaaaacgttgtgtaagtcgctctggataagagcgtctgctaaatgcctgtaatgtaatgtaaaaaacagATACTGAGCCCGctctaggagaacttctgcgggtcctgcacagctgagtccaattgcactttttttgtaaagtttGCTATCATGTATCAGGCTATAACAAAACTAGTATTGGTTGTCTAATACCGGCAGaagtattttgtaacaaatacAGTAGTGAAGTCCCTTCACTTGCACAAAAACGCACCCAGGCACGAAAGCTAATGTGCTCGATGCCCTGACAGGCTggaactgcacaaacacaataatttaccatgatgatacatggtgaaatgcaatataaaactactgaaaaaaaaaccaactcaCTATATCACGATCGCTAAGATTCACTACTACTGCACATTGGGCTAATATGACGCAatgttgagaaaaaaaggcatttttagGAGCTTTGCTCAAAACCGCCACTAGTTCCTCTGAATGTGCGCCcttatgtcttgtaaaaattattCAAGCCTGCATTCacttttcaaatggtcatttaCAGACAAGGTTAAGTATACATTTCGTAAAAA contains:
- the LOC135241320 gene encoding interleukin-5 receptor subunit alpha-like isoform X1 encodes the protein MEPQRIVHTERFRMKLRLLLWLFSPVVLSASDQEHFVNGTHEPVTKLNISEDLGYINPQDYTTTTMTPDFDDFGEEEYYVKIFLKDQRGLMTHVTTETFSDGVKLPDGIGGFLVRDITCLLTTELSCTWNALNEPQNAEYSVKIEQKSMPTTICNCDKTDGRVTGCHGNIQYHGNIQDQVLILHINVSCVNFWYIHSRNFDPDDIVKFNPPQNISVSVISGNLHIKWDPPTLIRDRCLRYQLRINKEDEPRNFSVDRSYTVPNVDLSKSYFVQMRVTKSETCTENNIWSDWSAAVEVPSPQKLLEPRVIVAIALGIPMFLLAVFLVFRCRSEMEKLFPVPSPSMKVKQLLEKDDYIQVLPAKYIEEVTEVLFVGNDECTKISE
- the LOC135241320 gene encoding interleukin-5 receptor subunit alpha-like isoform X2, with the translated sequence MKLRLLLWLFSPVVLSASDQEHFVNGTHEPVTKLNISEDLGYINPQDYTTTTMTPDFDDFGEEEYYVKIFLKDQRGLMTHVTTETFSDGVKLPDGIGGFLVRDITCLLTTELSCTWNALNEPQNAEYSVKIEQKSMPTTICNCDKTDGRVTGCHGNIQYHGNIQDQVLILHINVSCVNFWYIHSRNFDPDDIVKFNPPQNISVSVISGNLHIKWDPPTLIRDRCLRYQLRINKEDEPRNFSVDRSYTVPNVDLSKSYFVQMRVTKSETCTENNIWSDWSAAVEVPSPQKLLEPRVIVAIALGIPMFLLAVFLVFRCRSEMEKLFPVPSPSMKVKQLLEKDDYIQVLPAKYIEEVTEVLFVGNDECTKISE
- the LOC135241320 gene encoding interleukin-5 receptor subunit alpha-like isoform X3, which produces MEPQRIVHTERFRMKLRLLLWLFSPVVLSASDQEHFVNGIGGFLVRDITCLLTTELSCTWNALNEPQNAEYSVKIEQKSMPTTICNCDKTDGRVTGCHGNIQYHGNIQDQVLILHINVSCVNFWYIHSRNFDPDDIVKFNPPQNISVSVISGNLHIKWDPPTLIRDRCLRYQLRINKEDEPRNFSVDRSYTVPNVDLSKSYFVQMRVTKSETCTENNIWSDWSAAVEVPSPQKLLEPRVIVAIALGIPMFLLAVFLVFRCRSEMEKLFPVPSPSMKVKQLLEKDDYIQVLPAKYIEEVTEVLFVGNDECTKISE